A region from the Terriglobales bacterium genome encodes:
- a CDS encoding 3-deoxy-D-manno-octulosonic acid transferase translates to MYLLYSLVLAAALLVGAPYWLIQMLRQGKYRAGFAERLGRVPARLLRPQAPAAVWVHAVSVGEVLAASGLIAELKALFPGQRVVVSTTTTTGQKLARERFGEENVFYFPLDFAFAIRPYLRALKPPLVVLAETEFWPNFLRLAKQSGARVAVVNARISDRSLPGYRRWRGLLLGILRNVKLFLAQSEEDKRRLIAIGAAPERVQVAGNLKFDTHAAFPPPALDPLRVALAAAGPAQTVVCGSTVEGEEDLLLRAFEIVRTRHPQAVMVVAPRHPERFDAVAGLLAASGIPWRRRSALDSGDRGTIAGGVLLLDTIGELSAVYALGSMAFVGGSLVPRGGHNILEPAEYGAAILVGPHTENFRQIVSLFDRAGALRVVRPDPQALADALLQLLGDRGAREHLGGLARKTWQAHSGATQRTLDALAVLMGLRPSDPVGQPAPTLAPQAPGSGERR, encoded by the coding sequence ATGTATCTGCTCTACAGCCTCGTCCTGGCGGCCGCGCTCCTTGTGGGCGCGCCGTATTGGCTGATCCAGATGCTGCGCCAGGGCAAGTATCGCGCCGGCTTCGCCGAGCGCCTGGGACGCGTCCCTGCGCGATTGCTGCGTCCCCAGGCGCCCGCCGCCGTCTGGGTGCACGCCGTCTCGGTGGGCGAGGTGCTGGCCGCGAGCGGCCTCATCGCCGAACTGAAGGCGCTCTTCCCCGGCCAGCGCGTCGTCGTCTCCACCACCACCACCACGGGACAGAAGCTGGCGCGCGAGCGCTTCGGCGAGGAGAACGTCTTCTACTTCCCTCTCGACTTCGCCTTCGCCATCCGGCCCTACCTGCGCGCCTTGAAGCCGCCATTGGTGGTGCTGGCCGAAACCGAGTTTTGGCCCAACTTCCTGCGCCTGGCGAAGCAGAGCGGCGCGCGCGTGGCCGTGGTCAACGCCCGCATCTCCGACCGCTCCCTTCCCGGTTATCGTCGCTGGCGCGGGCTGCTCTTGGGCATCCTGCGCAACGTGAAGCTGTTCCTGGCGCAGAGCGAGGAGGACAAGCGCCGCCTCATCGCCATCGGCGCCGCGCCCGAGCGGGTGCAAGTGGCCGGCAATCTGAAGTTCGACACGCACGCTGCTTTTCCGCCCCCGGCGCTCGACCCGCTGCGAGTGGCGCTCGCCGCCGCCGGGCCTGCGCAGACGGTGGTCTGCGGCAGCACCGTCGAGGGCGAGGAAGACCTGCTGCTGCGCGCCTTCGAGATCGTGCGGACCCGCCATCCGCAGGCGGTGATGGTGGTGGCACCACGGCATCCTGAACGCTTTGATGCGGTGGCCGGGCTTCTAGCAGCCTCGGGGATCCCGTGGCGGCGGCGCTCGGCGCTTGACTCAGGCGACCGCGGCACGATTGCGGGCGGAGTGCTGCTGCTCGACACCATCGGCGAGCTGAGCGCGGTGTACGCGCTGGGCTCGATGGCCTTCGTCGGCGGAAGCCTGGTGCCGCGCGGCGGCCACAACATCCTGGAGCCGGCGGAGTACGGCGCGGCCATCCTGGTGGGGCCGCACACCGAGAACTTCCGCCAGATCGTCAGCCTCTTCGACCGCGCCGGCGCCCTGCGCGTGGTACGTCCTGATCCCCAGGCGCTGGCCGACGCGCTGCTGCAACTGCTGGGCGACCGCGGCGCCCGCGAACACCTTGGGGGACTCGCCCGCAAGACCTGGCAGGCGCACTCCGGCGCGACGCAGCGCACGCTCGACGCGCTGGCCGTGCTGATGGGGCTCCGCCCCAGCGACCCGGTGGGACAGCCCGCCCCGACGCTGGCGCCACAGGCGCCAGGCTCGGGGGAACGACGATGA
- the lpxK gene encoding tetraacyldisaccharide 4'-kinase: protein MSLLAVIFGVGVEVRNALYERQMLKSRRLTGPVVSIGNLSTGGAGKTPFVILLGELLKARGVAFDVLSRGYGRKTKGVRMVDPGGSARDFGDEPLLIARRLQVPVVVGEDRYAAGRAAEEKFGVQLHLLDDGFQHRALARDFDIVLVTPEDARDRLLPAGRLREPVAALARAHAVVLTSGADPAGFPVDGKLVWRARRGIIPGSVPSQPVAFCGIARPQSFFLQLRAAGIVPASEAVYRDHHAYTDADIRELQALRQHSGAGGFVTTEKDAVNLGGLLSALEPLAVVPVRMELEEAQAAVDAVMAALPRRVTREP, encoded by the coding sequence ATGAGCCTGCTTGCCGTCATCTTTGGCGTGGGCGTGGAGGTGCGCAACGCCCTCTACGAACGCCAGATGCTGAAGTCCCGGAGGCTCACGGGCCCGGTGGTCAGCATCGGGAACCTCTCCACCGGCGGAGCGGGCAAGACTCCCTTCGTGATCCTTCTCGGCGAGTTGCTGAAGGCGCGCGGCGTCGCCTTCGACGTCCTCTCTCGCGGCTACGGGCGCAAGACCAAAGGCGTGCGGATGGTCGACCCGGGCGGCTCGGCACGCGATTTCGGTGACGAGCCTCTGCTCATCGCCCGGCGCCTGCAAGTCCCTGTGGTGGTCGGCGAAGACCGCTACGCCGCCGGACGCGCCGCGGAGGAAAAGTTCGGCGTGCAGTTGCATCTGCTCGACGACGGCTTCCAGCACCGCGCCCTGGCCCGTGACTTCGACATCGTACTGGTGACGCCGGAGGACGCCCGCGATCGGCTGCTGCCCGCCGGGCGGCTGCGCGAGCCAGTGGCCGCGCTAGCCCGCGCCCACGCCGTAGTCCTGACCTCGGGCGCCGATCCGGCGGGCTTCCCGGTCGATGGCAAGCTGGTGTGGCGGGCGCGCCGTGGCATCATTCCCGGGAGCGTCCCCTCGCAGCCCGTGGCCTTCTGTGGCATCGCGCGGCCGCAGAGCTTTTTCCTGCAACTGCGCGCGGCAGGCATCGTGCCCGCTTCCGAGGCCGTCTATCGCGACCACCACGCCTATACCGACGCCGATATCCGCGAGCTCCAGGCGCTGCGCCAGCACAGCGGCGCCGGGGGGTTCGTCACCACGGAAAAAGATGCGGTGAACCTGGGAGGGCTGCTCTCGGCGCTCGAGCCGCTGGCGGTGGTCCCGGTGCGAATGGAGTTGGAAGAGGCGCAAGCGGCGGTGGACGCGGTGATGGCTGCTTTACCACGGCGGGTGACACGGGAGCCATAG
- a CDS encoding PfkB family carbohydrate kinase: MSKHAERLRKILDAFPRVTVTVVGDLVADEFVYGEISRVSREAPVLILKHRERSVVPGGGANAVCNLAALGVSVLPVGVVGDDEPGRLLLECFRHRKIPINGILKRKGHATVTKTRILAGTAHSSRQQVVRVDCEPEAGLDRLTVRELVRAARLYVRASDALLVSDYGYGAATPAILDAIRARSSLNGVPVTLDSRYRMLEFSGANAATPNEPEVEEALGIRIGSDAGRLAEAGKSLLQKMKLESLVITRGRDGMVTFARGKKPVAIPIHGSDQIADVTGAGDTVIATFTAALAAGAEAEDAARLANYAGGIVVMKRGTATVSREELAAAIGQA; the protein is encoded by the coding sequence ATGAGCAAGCACGCAGAGCGGCTGCGCAAGATCCTCGACGCCTTCCCGCGGGTCACCGTGACCGTAGTCGGCGACCTGGTGGCGGACGAGTTCGTGTACGGCGAGATCTCGCGGGTCTCGCGCGAGGCCCCGGTGCTCATCCTGAAGCACCGCGAGCGCAGCGTGGTCCCCGGCGGCGGCGCCAATGCGGTCTGCAACCTGGCGGCGTTGGGGGTGAGCGTGCTTCCGGTGGGCGTGGTGGGCGACGACGAGCCCGGGCGCCTGCTGCTCGAGTGCTTCCGCCACAGAAAGATTCCCATCAACGGCATCCTCAAGCGCAAGGGCCACGCGACGGTCACCAAGACGCGCATCCTGGCGGGGACGGCGCACTCCAGCCGGCAGCAGGTGGTGCGGGTGGACTGCGAGCCCGAGGCCGGCCTCGACCGGCTCACGGTGCGCGAGCTGGTGCGGGCGGCGCGGCTGTACGTGCGCGCCTCCGACGCCTTGCTGGTCTCCGACTACGGTTACGGCGCGGCCACGCCCGCCATCCTCGACGCCATCCGCGCTCGCAGCTCGCTGAACGGAGTTCCGGTTACGCTCGACTCGCGCTACCGCATGCTGGAATTCTCGGGCGCGAACGCCGCCACGCCCAACGAGCCCGAGGTAGAAGAGGCGCTGGGCATCCGTATCGGCAGCGACGCCGGGCGGTTGGCGGAGGCGGGCAAGTCGCTGCTGCAGAAGATGAAGCTCGAGTCGCTGGTCATCACCCGCGGGCGCGACGGCATGGTGACCTTCGCGCGGGGGAAGAAGCCCGTGGCCATCCCCATCCACGGCTCTGACCAGATCGCGGATGTCACCGGCGCCGGCGATACCGTCATCGCCACCTTCACTGCGGCGCTGGCGGCGGGCGCGGAGGCAGAGGACGCGGCGCGCCTCGCCAACTACGCCGGCGGCATCGTGGTGATGAAGCGCGGCACAGCTACCGTCAGCCGCGAAGAGCTGGCGGCCGCCATCGGGCAGGCCTGA
- a CDS encoding adenylyltransferase/cytidyltransferase family protein, with protein sequence MSINKILTRAALRRRVARWRRAGERIILTNGCFDVLHAGHVRYLTAAKVLGGRLVVAVNADATVRKLKGKGRPHMPAAERAEILSALAAVDAVVIFPEPDVRALVREIRPDIHAKGTDYTAGTVPERDVVRECGGRVRIVGDRKRHSSSGMLRQWKRS encoded by the coding sequence ATGAGCATCAATAAAATCCTGACCCGCGCCGCGCTCCGCCGCCGCGTGGCCCGCTGGCGGCGCGCCGGCGAGCGCATCATCCTGACCAACGGCTGCTTCGACGTGCTGCACGCCGGACACGTCCGCTACCTCACGGCCGCCAAGGTCTTGGGCGGGCGGCTCGTCGTCGCCGTCAACGCCGATGCCACCGTACGCAAACTCAAAGGGAAAGGACGCCCCCACATGCCCGCCGCCGAGCGCGCCGAGATTCTTTCGGCCCTGGCCGCGGTGGATGCGGTCGTCATCTTTCCCGAGCCCGACGTGCGCGCGCTGGTCCGCGAGATCCGCCCCGACATCCACGCCAAGGGCACCGACTACACCGCCGGCACCGTCCCGGAGCGCGACGTGGTGCGCGAGTGCGGCGGGCGGGTGCGCATCGTGGGCGACCGCAAACGCCACTCCTCCAGCGGGATGCTGCGCCAATGGAAGCGATCCTAG
- a CDS encoding glycosyltransferase family 9 protein: MEAILAVRLGAMGDVIHALPAVAALRDAFPEARIGWAIEERWAELLCSPQALLCASSALLSTSDAAPDSPRSAAKPLVDVIHPLDAAAWRSAPFSDETWGETVGALCDLRGARYEVAIDFQGLMKSALVAQASRAPLRLGFADPKESAAKLFYTRAVARTGTHVVEMNLALAHALTGRETPPARFELPRDPEAEAWCDAELRRRGAQRFLLLAPGGGWGAKLWPAQRYGEAARALAEDGLRTLVNYGPSEETLAQEVAAASGGAAQPLSCSISELIALTRRAQIFLGGDTGPMHLAAALGVPVVAIFGPTDPARNGPFGKRNVVLRSPASQTSYAHRAEVDPGMLAITTEEVVAAARRLVREHV; the protein is encoded by the coding sequence ATGGAAGCGATCCTAGCCGTCCGCTTGGGCGCGATGGGCGACGTGATCCACGCGCTGCCCGCCGTGGCCGCGCTGCGCGACGCCTTCCCCGAAGCCCGCATCGGCTGGGCGATCGAGGAGCGCTGGGCAGAATTGCTCTGCTCGCCCCAAGCCTTGCTCTGCGCTTCCAGCGCCTTGCTTTCGACTTCTGACGCCGCTCCCGATTCGCCGCGCTCCGCCGCCAAGCCGCTGGTGGACGTGATCCATCCTCTGGACGCCGCCGCTTGGCGCTCCGCCCCGTTTTCGGATGAGACGTGGGGTGAAACCGTGGGCGCGCTGTGCGACCTGCGCGGCGCCCGCTATGAAGTGGCCATCGACTTCCAGGGACTGATGAAGTCGGCGCTGGTGGCGCAGGCGAGCAGGGCGCCGCTGCGCTTGGGCTTCGCGGATCCGAAGGAATCCGCGGCAAAGCTGTTCTACACGCGCGCGGTCGCACGCACGGGTACGCACGTGGTCGAGATGAATCTTGCGTTGGCGCATGCGCTCACCGGCCGGGAGACTCCACCGGCTCGCTTCGAGCTGCCGCGCGATCCGGAAGCCGAGGCCTGGTGCGATGCCGAGCTGCGCCGGCGCGGAGCGCAGCGCTTCCTGCTGCTCGCGCCCGGCGGCGGCTGGGGCGCCAAGCTCTGGCCGGCCCAGCGCTACGGCGAAGCCGCGCGCGCGCTGGCGGAAGATGGCCTGCGCACGCTGGTGAACTACGGCCCCAGTGAAGAAACGCTGGCGCAGGAAGTGGCAGCGGCGAGCGGCGGCGCGGCGCAACCGCTTTCCTGCTCCATCTCCGAGCTTATTGCGCTGACGCGCCGCGCGCAGATTTTCCTGGGCGGCGACACCGGGCCCATGCACTTGGCGGCGGCGTTGGGGGTGCCGGTCGTGGCAATCTTTGGGCCCACTGACCCGGCGCGCAACGGGCCGTTTGGCAAGCGCAACGTCGTGCTGCGCTCGCCGGCCAGCCAGACCTCGTATGCGCATCGCGCAGAGGTGGATCCCGGGATGCTCGCAATCACAACGGAGGAAGTCGTGGCCGCGGCGCGGCGGCTCGTGAGGGAGCATGTCTAG
- a CDS encoding isoprenylcysteine carboxylmethyltransferase family protein, whose protein sequence is MSSWSQIARRIRVPLGFVLAAVYLWRAHPDWRSLAAGSIFIVWGLVLRAVASGHLRKNTEVTASGPYAHVRNPLYLGSLIMAAGFVAAARDWWLAAGMLVFFLAVYLPVILSEEAWMRANFPQFEDYARRVPRLWPRFGGAGAAQGRFSRELYLQHREYNALLGAVAMLAALVVKLLRFS, encoded by the coding sequence ATGTCTAGCTGGAGCCAGATCGCGCGCCGCATCCGCGTCCCGCTGGGATTCGTCTTGGCCGCGGTGTATCTGTGGCGGGCGCACCCGGATTGGCGGTCGCTGGCCGCGGGCAGCATCTTCATTGTTTGGGGACTCGTGCTGCGCGCCGTGGCCTCGGGGCACTTGCGCAAGAACACCGAGGTCACGGCGAGCGGGCCGTACGCTCACGTCCGCAATCCGCTCTACCTGGGATCGCTGATCATGGCGGCGGGATTCGTGGCGGCGGCGCGCGACTGGTGGCTGGCGGCTGGAATGCTCGTCTTCTTTCTCGCCGTCTATCTTCCGGTGATCCTCTCGGAGGAGGCGTGGATGCGCGCCAACTTTCCCCAGTTCGAGGACTACGCGCGGCGCGTGCCCCGGCTGTGGCCGCGATTCGGCGGGGCGGGCGCGGCCCAAGGGCGCTTTTCCCGAGAACTCTATCTGCAGCACCGCGAGTACAATGCTCTTCTGGGCGCGGTGGCGATGCTGGCGGCGCTGGTGGTGAAGCTCCTCCGGTTTTCGTGA
- a CDS encoding DUF3108 domain-containing protein, which translates to MPKPALLVLAALLLAALLLSPGAGVAQKPPAPSAPAPAPSAAVSSSGIRPPAERHFTSGETYVYEAEWRLWKAGTATLRIEDAGSSEQRVLATANATGAAALLYTVRDRFEAFFDRKTFCSRNLTKHTEEGFRKLQTSIRFDYARHKSVLEETNLRWGKSKKVENDIPDCVTDVISGIYYLGSQALAPDATYSFPLNDGGRTTQVEAHVEAREEVRTPAGTFQTVRVQPRATSGVLKDRGQVWIWYSDDVARIPVQMRARMFWGTLTIRLVRIDRH; encoded by the coding sequence TTGCCAAAACCCGCGCTGCTGGTGCTCGCCGCACTGTTGCTCGCAGCACTGTTGCTCTCGCCGGGTGCTGGCGTCGCACAGAAACCGCCGGCACCCTCTGCTCCGGCTCCCGCGCCGAGCGCCGCGGTTTCCTCTTCCGGCATCCGGCCTCCGGCGGAGCGTCACTTCACCAGCGGCGAGACCTACGTGTACGAAGCGGAGTGGCGGCTGTGGAAGGCGGGCACGGCCACGCTGCGCATCGAGGACGCAGGCAGCAGCGAGCAGCGGGTGCTGGCCACCGCCAACGCCACCGGCGCCGCGGCGCTGCTCTATACCGTCCGCGACCGCTTTGAGGCCTTCTTCGACCGCAAGACCTTCTGCTCACGCAACCTCACCAAACACACCGAGGAAGGTTTCCGCAAACTGCAGACCAGCATCCGCTTCGACTATGCGCGCCACAAGAGCGTGCTGGAGGAGACCAACCTGCGCTGGGGAAAGTCGAAGAAGGTGGAGAACGACATCCCGGACTGCGTGACCGACGTGATCTCCGGCATCTACTACCTGGGCTCGCAGGCGCTCGCGCCCGACGCCACCTACAGCTTCCCGCTGAATGATGGCGGGCGCACCACGCAGGTGGAGGCGCACGTGGAGGCGCGGGAGGAAGTCCGCACTCCCGCCGGGACCTTTCAGACAGTGCGGGTGCAGCCGCGCGCTACCTCGGGCGTGCTCAAAGATCGCGGGCAGGTGTGGATCTGGTATTCGGACGACGTGGCCCGCATCCCGGTGCAGATGCGCGCCCGCATGTTCTGGGGAACGCTGACGATCCGCCTGGTGCGCATCGACCGCCACTGA
- a CDS encoding IS1595 family transposase, which yields MTLPDVQRLYPTDARCRQLLERLRWPNGVECPRCHDTRISRLKEYDRFECAACEYQFTATAGTIFHDSHLPLTYWFLAVLLLVEARKGMSANQLRRTLWGQHKGSYKTAWYLFHRIRAAMRETERSMMDGTVEVDETYVGGSRRPGSRKGRGTKKDIVVGIRQRGGDLRFFHTTDVKSGTLAQYIHDNVSTDVDVVVTDDFYAYRKAVAPKRHKTIAHSKGVYARGDIHTNTVESAFSLLKRGIIGTWHKVSAKHLPAYLAEMEFRFNRRKRADLFVDTLRHMVTADPLTFEKLTA from the coding sequence ATGACTCTCCCTGACGTTCAAAGACTGTACCCGACCGATGCCCGTTGCCGTCAGTTGCTGGAACGGCTCCGTTGGCCGAATGGTGTTGAGTGTCCGCGCTGCCATGACACCCGCATCTCGCGGCTGAAGGAATATGACCGCTTCGAGTGCGCCGCGTGTGAGTACCAGTTCACGGCGACCGCAGGAACCATCTTCCACGATTCCCACCTGCCGCTCACTTACTGGTTTCTCGCCGTCCTGCTTCTGGTGGAAGCGCGCAAGGGCATGAGTGCGAATCAGCTTCGGCGGACGCTTTGGGGCCAGCACAAAGGCTCCTACAAGACCGCGTGGTATCTGTTCCACCGCATTCGCGCCGCGATGCGAGAGACAGAACGCTCGATGATGGATGGAACCGTAGAGGTTGACGAAACCTATGTCGGGGGAAGCCGCCGCCCAGGTTCCCGCAAGGGACGCGGAACGAAGAAGGACATTGTGGTTGGCATCCGGCAGCGCGGTGGCGATCTCCGGTTTTTTCACACCACAGACGTAAAGAGCGGCACGCTGGCGCAGTATATCCATGACAACGTGAGTACAGATGTTGACGTGGTTGTGACGGATGATTTCTACGCCTACCGCAAGGCGGTTGCACCCAAGCGGCATAAGACCATCGCGCACAGCAAGGGAGTTTACGCGCGAGGGGACATTCACACGAACACCGTTGAATCGGCCTTCTCGCTGCTCAAGCGGGGAATCATCGGGACGTGGCACAAGGTGAGTGCGAAGCACCTCCCGGCATACTTGGCGGAAATGGAGTTTCGGTTCAACCGCCGCAAGCGTGCAGACTTGTTTGTAGATACCCTGCGCCATATGGTTACTGCTGACCCGCTGACGTTTGAGAAGCTGACGGCATGA
- a CDS encoding DUF2007 domain-containing protein: protein MSPEKKPSPELVTVFETPEEAEALVVHGLLESAGIEALLTSLFAQQEILPGVGGAVLRVAPEHAEEARRVIEEYRASPGAEMEANGEPEAGQ from the coding sequence ATGAGTCCGGAAAAGAAACCGTCGCCGGAACTGGTCACGGTCTTCGAGACACCCGAGGAGGCCGAAGCGCTGGTGGTCCACGGCCTGCTCGAATCTGCCGGTATCGAAGCGCTGCTCACTTCGCTTTTCGCCCAGCAGGAGATCCTCCCCGGAGTGGGCGGGGCGGTGCTTCGCGTGGCGCCGGAGCACGCCGAGGAAGCCCGGCGCGTCATCGAGGAATACCGCGCCAGCCCCGGCGCGGAGATGGAAGCTAACGGCGAGCCGGAAGCCGGGCAGTGA
- the rlmD gene encoding 23S rRNA (uracil(1939)-C(5))-methyltransferase RlmD produces MELTIEKLVYGGDGLARQAADEHGQGKAVFVPFVLAGERVEARILKQKRGFARGRVERILEPGAERIPPQCRYFESCGGCHYQHAGYDHQLAIKSGILRETLRRTAKLDWPGEIQVHPSPPWGYRNRSRMRLRAEPFALGYHRFGSNTLLEAEECPISSPLINRAIETVWRLGREGKVAAELSEMEFFANAEDTSLVIEWTLDAASSPLQAGSPVANFAESLRAALPEVTGIALFSLAPGEVLVSVDIPKEMKPLFGEHTLTYNTRNAHYRVQAGSFFQTNRFLIDRLVELVTAGRAGGLALDLYAGVGLFSRVLSQSFREVTAVEAALFAFHDLRHNSPSNVAASHAPVEEFLTSLPPQMKYDFVVVDPPRAGLSEKTARMVAALGAPHLTYVSCDPATLSRDLRLLLESGYRVEEVHLVDLFPQTFHIESVFHLARQS; encoded by the coding sequence ATGGAACTCACCATTGAAAAACTCGTGTACGGCGGCGACGGTCTGGCGAGACAGGCGGCCGATGAACACGGCCAGGGCAAGGCCGTCTTCGTCCCGTTCGTGCTCGCCGGCGAGCGCGTCGAGGCCCGGATCCTCAAGCAGAAACGCGGCTTCGCCCGCGGCCGCGTGGAAAGGATCCTCGAGCCGGGTGCCGAGCGCATCCCGCCCCAGTGTCGCTACTTCGAGTCCTGCGGCGGATGCCACTACCAGCACGCCGGCTACGACCACCAGTTGGCCATCAAGTCCGGCATCCTGCGCGAAACCCTGCGGCGGACGGCGAAGCTCGACTGGCCGGGCGAGATTCAGGTGCATCCCTCGCCGCCCTGGGGCTACCGCAACCGCTCCCGCATGCGCCTGCGCGCCGAACCCTTCGCGCTGGGCTACCACCGCTTCGGCTCGAACACGCTGCTCGAGGCGGAGGAGTGCCCCATCAGCTCGCCGCTCATCAATCGCGCCATTGAGACGGTGTGGCGCTTGGGCCGCGAGGGCAAGGTCGCGGCCGAGCTCAGCGAGATGGAATTCTTTGCCAACGCCGAGGACACGTCGCTGGTGATCGAGTGGACGCTGGACGCCGCGTCCAGCCCCTTGCAGGCGGGGTCCCCGGTGGCAAACTTCGCGGAGTCGCTGCGCGCCGCGCTGCCCGAGGTTACGGGCATCGCGCTGTTCTCGCTGGCCCCGGGAGAAGTTTTGGTCAGCGTGGACATTCCCAAAGAGATGAAGCCGCTCTTCGGCGAGCACACGCTCACCTACAACACCCGTAACGCGCACTACCGCGTGCAGGCCGGATCGTTCTTCCAGACCAATCGCTTCCTCATTGACCGGCTGGTGGAGCTGGTGACCGCCGGCCGCGCCGGTGGCCTGGCGCTCGACCTCTACGCCGGCGTCGGCCTGTTCTCGCGCGTGCTGTCGCAGAGTTTCCGCGAGGTGACGGCGGTCGAGGCCGCGCTCTTCGCCTTCCACGACCTGCGCCACAACTCGCCCTCGAACGTCGCCGCCAGCCACGCCCCGGTGGAAGAATTCCTCACCTCGCTGCCGCCCCAGATGAAATACGATTTCGTTGTTGTGGATCCGCCGCGCGCCGGGCTGAGCGAGAAGACGGCGCGCATGGTGGCGGCGCTGGGCGCGCCGCACCTGACTTACGTCTCCTGCGATCCGGCCACGCTCTCCCGCGACCTGCGCCTGCTGCTAGAATCCGGCTATCGCGTGGAGGAGGTCCACCTCGTGGACCTCTTCCCGCAGACGTTCCACATCGAAAGCGTGTTTCACCTGGCCCGTCAGTCGTAA
- a CDS encoding type III pantothenate kinase, with protein sequence MLLVLDVGNTNTVLGLYASEESGGEPRYGRLVANWRVATVRSQTADEYGVLFRNLFSMKGMEARQVAGIIISSVVPPIDSTLREACEKYFSVTPLFVEPGVKTGMPVQYDNPAEVGADRIVNGVAAFEKFGGPCIVVDFGTATTFDAVSKKGEYMGGVIAPGIGISAEALFDRTARLPRVDIRKPARVIGSNTVGSLQSGLYYGYLGLVDGILERLLAELGSETKVVATGGLASLMAGGSRYISAVDELLTLEGLRILWERNAAPGRARPAAAPPEEKSIAPAAHKRSSRK encoded by the coding sequence ATGCTGCTTGTCTTGGATGTTGGCAACACCAACACGGTGCTCGGCCTCTACGCCTCCGAGGAATCGGGCGGCGAGCCTCGCTACGGCCGCCTGGTGGCGAACTGGCGCGTGGCCACCGTCCGCAGCCAGACCGCGGACGAGTACGGCGTCCTCTTCCGCAACCTATTCTCCATGAAGGGAATGGAAGCGCGCCAGGTCGCGGGCATCATCATCTCGTCCGTGGTGCCGCCCATCGATTCCACCCTGCGCGAGGCCTGCGAGAAATACTTCAGCGTGACCCCGCTGTTCGTCGAGCCGGGCGTGAAGACGGGTATGCCGGTGCAGTACGACAATCCGGCCGAGGTGGGTGCCGACCGCATCGTCAACGGCGTCGCCGCCTTCGAGAAATTCGGCGGCCCCTGCATCGTGGTGGATTTCGGCACCGCCACCACCTTCGACGCGGTCTCGAAAAAAGGTGAGTACATGGGCGGCGTGATCGCGCCGGGCATCGGCATCTCCGCCGAAGCGCTCTTCGATCGCACCGCGCGCCTGCCGCGCGTGGATATCCGCAAGCCCGCGCGCGTCATCGGCTCGAACACCGTGGGCAGCCTGCAGTCCGGGCTCTACTACGGATACCTCGGCCTGGTGGACGGCATCCTGGAGCGCCTGCTGGCCGAACTCGGATCCGAAACGAAAGTGGTCGCCACCGGCGGACTGGCCTCGCTGATGGCCGGCGGCTCGCGCTACATCAGCGCCGTGGACGAGCTGCTTACGCTCGAAGGGCTGCGCATCCTGTGGGAGCGCAATGCGGCCCCGGGACGCGCGCGTCCCGCTGCGGCGCCGCCGGAAGAGAAGTCCATCGCGCCCGCCGCTCACAAGCGCAGCTCCCGGAAGTAG